In Pseudoalteromonas sp. NC201, a single window of DNA contains:
- the pseI gene encoding pseudaminic acid synthase yields MFEQKLRIHDKVIGHDSPCYIIAEMSANHGQCLIKAKELVHAAYESGADAIKLQTYTADTLTMDCKLPHFEATGPWKGQYLHDLYKTAYMPWDFHAELFELAAKLGLTCFSSPFDKTAVDLLSQLDAPAYKIASPELIDHQLIRDVAATGKPVIISTGGATLPEIAEAVKVAEEAGVTELGLMKCTSTYPAPAETINLRTIPHMREAFKCPVGLSDHTLGNDVPLASVAVGACMIEKHFVLDKSDNTADSFFSMTPDELKALVHGVRQIEKAMGEVNYPTEASKARRCVYIIKDIKSGERLTAEHLRQMRPGGGEIMPKELSRLIGRTVNRKLRCGEQLAWSDLL; encoded by the coding sequence TTGTTTGAGCAAAAATTGAGAATCCACGACAAGGTCATTGGACATGATTCTCCCTGCTATATTATCGCAGAGATGTCGGCGAACCATGGGCAGTGCTTAATCAAAGCGAAAGAACTAGTGCATGCGGCATATGAATCCGGCGCTGATGCAATAAAATTGCAAACCTATACAGCAGACACCTTAACAATGGACTGCAAACTGCCGCATTTTGAAGCCACGGGACCTTGGAAAGGTCAGTATCTTCACGATCTATACAAAACAGCTTACATGCCATGGGATTTTCATGCTGAGCTTTTCGAGCTAGCTGCTAAACTTGGCTTGACGTGTTTCTCATCGCCGTTCGATAAAACCGCGGTAGATTTGTTAAGTCAGTTAGATGCGCCTGCATATAAAATCGCTTCGCCAGAATTGATCGATCACCAGCTTATCCGAGATGTCGCTGCAACAGGTAAGCCTGTAATTATATCTACCGGGGGCGCGACGCTACCAGAAATAGCTGAGGCTGTGAAAGTAGCTGAAGAGGCGGGTGTAACTGAGCTTGGGCTGATGAAATGTACGAGTACCTACCCAGCCCCTGCTGAGACGATAAATTTACGCACAATTCCACATATGAGAGAAGCATTTAAATGTCCTGTGGGGTTATCCGATCATACGCTTGGCAATGATGTACCTTTGGCATCAGTTGCGGTAGGGGCATGCATGATTGAAAAGCACTTTGTGCTCGATAAAAGTGACAACACCGCGGATAGCTTTTTTTCAATGACACCAGATGAATTGAAGGCGCTAGTCCATGGTGTTAGACAGATTGAAAAAGCGATGGGAGAGGTTAATTATCCTACTGAAGCGTCAAAAGCGCGTCGCTGTGTCTACATTATAAAAGATATTAAATCAGGCGAGCGCTTGACTGCCGAACATTTAAGGCAGATGCGCCCCGGTGGCGGTGAAATCATGCCAAAAGAGTTATCAAGACTAATTGGTCGTACTGTGAACAGAAAACTACGCTGTGGTGAGCAGCTAGCATGGAGTGATTTATTGTGA
- the pseB gene encoding UDP-N-acetylglucosamine 4,6-dehydratase (inverting): MFDNKTILITGGTGSFGKKYVKTLLDRYKPKKIIIFSRDELKQFEMQQEFNQRCMRYFIGDVRDKDRLRRAMQGVDYVIHAAALKQVPAAEYNPMECIKTNINGAENVIEAALDNDVEKVIALSTDKAANPINLYGATKLASDKLFVAANNMAGGHKTRFSVVRYGNVVCSRGSVVPVFQKFIDEGKGHIPITHADMTRFWISLQQGVDFVLKNFERMLGGEIFVPKIPSIRIVDLATAMAPNVPQKIIGIRPGEKLHEVMCPQDLSFDTFEFSDHFVIAPGIKFSSRSNSFDLNALGEQGKAVQPGFEYNSLTNPVYMSVEEIEAFNLQAIL, translated from the coding sequence ATGTTTGATAATAAAACCATATTAATAACCGGCGGCACAGGCTCTTTTGGCAAAAAATATGTCAAAACATTGTTAGATCGTTATAAGCCAAAGAAAATCATCATATTTTCGCGCGACGAGCTAAAACAGTTCGAAATGCAACAAGAGTTTAATCAACGTTGTATGCGCTACTTTATCGGCGATGTACGAGACAAAGACAGGTTGCGCCGAGCAATGCAAGGGGTTGATTATGTGATTCATGCCGCGGCGTTAAAACAAGTACCTGCTGCCGAATACAACCCGATGGAGTGTATCAAAACCAATATCAATGGTGCCGAAAATGTGATTGAAGCCGCTTTAGATAATGACGTCGAAAAGGTAATCGCACTTTCTACCGATAAAGCAGCTAATCCAATCAACTTGTACGGCGCTACAAAATTAGCGTCAGATAAACTTTTTGTCGCCGCCAATAATATGGCTGGCGGACATAAAACTCGATTCTCTGTTGTTCGGTATGGCAATGTGGTTTGTTCAAGAGGTTCGGTGGTCCCGGTATTCCAAAAGTTTATTGATGAAGGGAAAGGTCATATTCCTATTACTCATGCAGATATGACTCGCTTTTGGATTAGCCTTCAGCAAGGCGTTGACTTCGTACTTAAGAATTTTGAGCGGATGCTTGGCGGCGAAATCTTTGTGCCAAAAATTCCATCGATTCGGATTGTTGACCTAGCAACTGCAATGGCGCCCAATGTACCTCAAAAAATTATCGGGATACGCCCTGGCGAAAAGCTTCACGAAGTAATGTGTCCTCAGGATTTAAGTTTTGATACTTTTGAATTTTCTGATCATTTTGTTATTGCTCCGGGGATCAAGTTTAGTAGCAGAAGTAATTCTTTTGACCTTAATGCGCTTGGTGAGCAAGGAAAAGCGGTGCAACCTGGATTTGAATACAACTCTTTGACTAACCCGGTTTATATGAGCGTGGAAGAGATAGAAGCGTTTAACCTACAAGCAATATTATGA
- a CDS encoding Gfo/Idh/MocA family protein: MNNRPLQLAFIGGGNNSAVGYVHFSAAHLDNKFQVVAGAFSRDAKVNQHTAEQWNISTERTYNCWKELILAEQNAVDAFVILTPTPHHTEVLKALLARDLAVISEKSLTCGLAEAKEIEACYDPKKHFLAVTFNYSGYAMVRELKHIISNGALGEIQKIHLEMPQEGFKRPPDIAGKPSQPQSWRLKDYDVPTICLDLGVHLHHLSSYLLEVEPEATCAQFANHSEFKGLVDDVNMLLKYPNGIVGSMWMSKTAIGHRNGLSVRVYGTKGSARWFQLNPDELELNYNDGRREVLDRAGQCQYANQFRYNRMKPGHPTGFVEAFANLYSDIAGALQLHLSKQPSRSEYVFGFEQAKQGLALFEAAKRSAESGTWQQVK; encoded by the coding sequence ATGAATAATAGACCATTGCAACTGGCTTTTATTGGCGGAGGTAATAACTCTGCAGTCGGCTATGTACATTTTTCTGCAGCACATTTAGATAATAAGTTTCAGGTCGTCGCGGGTGCATTTAGCCGAGATGCTAAGGTCAATCAGCACACGGCTGAGCAATGGAATATAAGTACAGAGCGTACCTATAACTGCTGGAAGGAGTTAATTTTAGCAGAGCAAAACGCGGTAGACGCTTTTGTTATTTTAACACCAACCCCTCATCACACTGAGGTGTTAAAGGCCTTATTGGCAAGAGACTTAGCCGTGATTAGTGAAAAGTCATTGACTTGTGGATTGGCTGAGGCGAAGGAAATTGAAGCTTGTTACGATCCCAAAAAACACTTTCTTGCAGTAACTTTCAACTACAGTGGTTATGCTATGGTGAGGGAGCTCAAGCATATCATTTCTAATGGTGCGCTTGGAGAAATACAAAAAATTCATCTTGAAATGCCCCAAGAAGGCTTTAAACGCCCACCAGATATCGCAGGTAAGCCTAGCCAACCTCAATCATGGCGTTTAAAAGATTACGACGTCCCCACTATCTGTCTCGATTTAGGTGTGCACCTTCACCATTTATCTAGCTATCTATTAGAAGTCGAGCCTGAAGCCACCTGCGCGCAATTTGCTAATCACTCCGAGTTCAAAGGATTAGTTGATGACGTTAATATGCTCTTGAAATACCCAAATGGTATCGTTGGCTCAATGTGGATGTCTAAAACAGCAATTGGTCATAGAAATGGTCTGTCCGTACGCGTGTATGGCACCAAAGGAAGTGCTCGCTGGTTTCAGTTAAATCCTGATGAATTAGAACTTAACTATAATGATGGGCGTCGGGAAGTGTTAGATAGAGCAGGCCAATGCCAGTATGCGAATCAATTTCGATATAATCGGATGAAACCTGGCCACCCCACCGGTTTTGTTGAGGCCTTTGCCAATTTATATAGCGATATTGCGGGAGCACTCCAATTACACTTAAGCAAGCAACCAAGCCGTTCAGAGTACGTTTTTGGGTTTGAGCAAGCCAAGCAAGGCTTGGCGTTATTTGAAGCCGCAAAGCGCTCCGCTGAAAGTGGTACATGGCAGCAGGTGAAGTAG
- a CDS encoding pseudaminic acid biosynthesis protein PseG, with product MIAIRVDTLCGLGHFMRCKWLALALQDCGKEVIVLVDKPVSEQLSLELKSNIKTLPFAQTQKEDAHNTLKVLSEIQEPVESVIVDCYRFDSEWELEAAKQIPSIIVVDDLERAHSAKLLIDSKWCGDKTGERYASSQYKLLGPDFAMLSPAYQHCTHQERKPNRVMFSLGGGGDWYSVSDWIALLLNMAPEIEIDVILGPMAERVEALTLLANTTSRLQLIRQPASLVSYYQSCSLFVGALGTSLYELAATNTPALTFSIAPNQDNQQNALDDLGHYFHVPELLTRKASEVVALILTLVKQSTRIIKARETAPVKVDGRGAIRVAELVLANDIRSSVTQRTLHSQEENVCQLTAQVKIRQVNDSDVNRYLAARNLPDNTWRMTITSGIDVLEHYQWWFANSRESFVMESNGKPLLYVWHQMHNIEAQEYLVGGWFAASDEVNFAHAQMVLEWQLRETAAKYPKAIWLAVINKENKFVNLLNQRAGFVSIEHDEKKMRATQQLFPNASLCEFNYVGKEVNT from the coding sequence ATGATCGCGATAAGAGTTGATACCTTATGTGGCCTTGGTCACTTTATGCGTTGTAAGTGGTTAGCGTTAGCGCTTCAAGATTGTGGCAAAGAGGTGATAGTTCTCGTCGATAAACCGGTTTCCGAGCAGTTATCACTTGAGCTAAAGAGCAACATAAAAACTTTACCTTTTGCACAAACACAAAAAGAAGATGCTCACAATACTTTGAAGGTACTTTCTGAGATACAAGAGCCGGTTGAAAGCGTTATCGTAGACTGCTACCGTTTTGACTCAGAGTGGGAATTAGAAGCTGCGAAACAGATCCCTTCCATCATCGTAGTGGACGATTTAGAAAGAGCGCATAGTGCTAAGCTACTTATTGATAGCAAGTGGTGTGGTGATAAGACTGGTGAGCGCTACGCAAGCTCGCAGTATAAGCTACTAGGCCCTGATTTTGCTATGCTGTCACCGGCATATCAACACTGTACACATCAAGAGCGTAAGCCAAATCGTGTGATGTTTTCTCTTGGCGGTGGAGGGGATTGGTATAGTGTTTCTGACTGGATAGCCTTGTTGCTAAATATGGCACCGGAAATTGAAATTGACGTTATCTTAGGGCCGATGGCTGAGAGAGTAGAGGCGTTAACTCTGCTTGCGAATACGACTTCTCGATTGCAGCTAATTCGGCAACCGGCTTCTCTTGTGTCTTATTATCAAAGTTGTAGTCTATTTGTGGGAGCACTTGGTACTTCGCTTTATGAGCTGGCCGCAACCAATACGCCAGCGTTGACGTTTTCGATTGCTCCAAATCAAGACAATCAACAAAACGCGCTTGATGACTTAGGTCATTATTTTCATGTACCAGAGCTCTTGACGCGAAAGGCTAGTGAGGTTGTCGCGTTAATTTTGACGTTAGTGAAACAGTCTACGCGAATAATAAAAGCGCGAGAGACTGCACCGGTTAAGGTAGATGGCCGAGGGGCAATTCGAGTCGCAGAGTTGGTTTTAGCGAATGACATCAGATCTTCTGTGACACAAAGAACTCTACATAGCCAAGAGGAAAATGTATGCCAGCTAACCGCACAGGTGAAGATCCGTCAAGTCAACGACTCAGACGTAAATAGATACCTTGCAGCGAGGAATTTACCAGATAACACTTGGCGTATGACAATTACTTCTGGTATTGACGTGCTGGAGCATTATCAGTGGTGGTTTGCTAACAGTAGAGAGTCATTTGTGATGGAGTCTAACGGCAAACCGTTACTATACGTTTGGCATCAAATGCATAATATTGAAGCACAAGAATATCTGGTTGGTGGGTGGTTTGCAGCCTCTGATGAGGTGAACTTTGCCCACGCACAAATGGTTTTGGAGTGGCAACTCCGTGAAACCGCAGCTAAATATCCTAAAGCCATTTGGCTTGCGGTAATAAACAAAGAAAATAAGTTTGTGAATCTGCTCAACCAGCGTGCGGGCTTCGTGTCTATCGAACATGATGAAAAGAAAATGCGCGCAACGCAACAGTTGTTTCCAAATGCATCGCTCTGCGAGTTTAATTATGTTGGTAAAGAGGTAAATACATGA
- the pseC gene encoding UDP-4-amino-4,6-dideoxy-N-acetyl-beta-L-altrosamine transaminase: MIPYGKQSIDQADIDAVIEVLQSDWLTQGPKVPEFEQKLCSYTGATYAVAVNSATSALHIACLALGVGDGDIVWTSPNSFVASSNCALYCGASVDFVDIEVSTGNMSIQALSDKLALAKQQNQLPKVVIPVHFAGQSCDMKAIHQLAVQYGFKVIEDASHAIGGSYHDKKVGCCEYSDICVFSFHPVKIITSAEGGAALTNDPALANTMTMLRSHGITGNPDEFNEPSHGVWYYQQQDLGFNYRMTDLHASLGIAQLTKVDAFVKQRNNLANTYDTLFADSIGITPLACSESSVSAYHLYVIRLESCTPEQHNFMVSALRNKGVFAHVHYIPIYLQPYYQNLGFKAGYCAEAESYYYSAITLPLYPTLTLTQQEYIISTIEALYLECTNSDES, encoded by the coding sequence ATGATCCCATACGGAAAGCAATCAATAGACCAAGCGGATATTGACGCAGTTATCGAAGTACTGCAGTCTGACTGGTTAACACAAGGCCCTAAAGTGCCAGAGTTTGAGCAAAAACTTTGCAGTTATACCGGAGCAACTTACGCTGTTGCGGTAAACAGTGCAACATCCGCACTTCATATTGCCTGCCTTGCGCTTGGGGTTGGCGACGGTGATATTGTTTGGACCTCACCAAACTCATTTGTTGCTTCATCTAATTGCGCACTCTATTGCGGAGCAAGTGTCGATTTTGTCGATATTGAAGTCAGTACCGGTAATATGAGCATTCAAGCACTCAGTGATAAGCTAGCACTAGCAAAGCAACAAAACCAACTCCCCAAAGTAGTTATACCGGTGCATTTTGCAGGGCAATCATGCGATATGAAGGCAATCCATCAATTAGCTGTGCAGTATGGTTTTAAAGTGATTGAAGACGCATCACATGCTATTGGGGGTTCCTATCATGATAAAAAGGTGGGTTGTTGTGAGTACTCCGATATCTGCGTTTTTAGCTTTCATCCGGTAAAAATAATTACCTCGGCTGAGGGTGGTGCTGCGCTGACAAACGACCCAGCGCTGGCTAATACGATGACGATGCTTCGCAGTCATGGTATTACTGGAAATCCTGACGAATTTAATGAACCCAGCCATGGGGTCTGGTACTACCAACAGCAAGATTTAGGCTTTAACTACCGTATGACGGATTTACATGCGAGTTTAGGGATAGCACAGCTTACTAAGGTCGATGCATTTGTTAAGCAGCGAAATAACCTTGCTAACACGTACGATACGCTATTTGCCGATAGTATTGGGATCACGCCTCTCGCGTGCTCTGAAAGCTCAGTTTCTGCCTATCACTTATATGTTATTAGACTCGAAAGTTGTACGCCTGAACAGCATAACTTTATGGTCAGCGCGCTTCGGAATAAAGGAGTTTTTGCGCATGTTCATTATATTCCAATATACCTGCAGCCCTATTATCAGAATTTAGGCTTTAAGGCAGGCTATTGCGCTGAAGCTGAATCCTACTACTACAGTGCAATCACTTTACCTTTGTATCCAACCCTCACTTTAACCCAACAAGAGTATATCATTAGCACAATTGAAGCGCTTTATCTTGAGTGTACCAACAGTGATGAAAGCTAA
- a CDS encoding sigma-54 dependent transcriptional regulator produces MVLILDNNNKRAIGLGAALSFVGQANEVLAEDRYEPKILDNNQEPIFVLGALQSLTHEALIKSHPAVPFLLIGETLRPLLALPNVIGLITEPFGQEVTMQLLHDCQQYLRMLPNKENKLLNKSFDGLVGETEAVKNVRFLISQVAKTDANVLILGESGTGKEVVARNVHLLSKRAQGPFVPVNCGAIPGELLESELFGHEKGAFTGAISARKGRFELAQGGTLFLDEIGDMPLQMQVKLLRVLQERTYERVGGTKPIQADVRVIAATHRNLETMIEDGKFREDLFYRLNVFPIENPSLNERAEDIALLLKELTRRVNEQTGNSVKFTDRAVDSLKSHAWPGNIRELANLVERMVIMFPDKVVDVTDLPQKYRYIEVEAFEPEYPEELLEKDAFNELFSDGFSDDEEDMVAEDFAPQAPNVGLLPDEGIELKEYLAELEIDLITQALERYDYVVARAAEILGVRRTTLVEKMKKYNLNRD; encoded by the coding sequence ATGGTCTTGATCTTAGATAACAACAACAAAAGAGCGATCGGATTAGGTGCGGCACTTAGTTTTGTCGGTCAAGCAAATGAAGTGCTGGCCGAAGACCGTTATGAGCCCAAGATCCTTGATAACAACCAAGAACCAATTTTTGTGCTAGGCGCTTTGCAAAGCTTAACACACGAAGCGTTGATAAAATCTCATCCCGCCGTCCCGTTTTTATTAATAGGTGAAACGCTCAGGCCGCTACTTGCATTACCGAATGTAATAGGGCTCATCACCGAACCCTTTGGGCAAGAAGTCACGATGCAATTGCTACATGACTGTCAGCAATATTTACGCATGCTTCCAAATAAAGAGAACAAGCTACTAAATAAGAGCTTTGATGGTTTAGTTGGGGAAACCGAAGCGGTTAAAAACGTTCGTTTCTTGATTTCTCAAGTGGCTAAAACCGACGCCAATGTCCTTATTTTGGGTGAATCGGGAACCGGTAAGGAAGTGGTTGCACGTAACGTACACTTATTGTCTAAACGTGCGCAGGGACCATTTGTGCCAGTTAACTGTGGTGCTATCCCTGGAGAGCTGTTAGAAAGCGAGCTTTTTGGTCATGAAAAAGGTGCGTTTACTGGCGCGATTTCAGCCAGAAAAGGGCGCTTTGAACTTGCGCAAGGCGGTACGCTTTTTCTCGATGAAATCGGTGATATGCCACTGCAAATGCAGGTGAAATTGTTACGAGTTTTGCAAGAACGCACCTATGAACGAGTCGGGGGCACAAAGCCTATTCAGGCAGATGTTCGTGTGATTGCCGCGACGCACCGGAATCTTGAAACCATGATTGAAGATGGCAAGTTTCGCGAAGACTTATTTTATAGACTCAATGTATTCCCCATTGAAAACCCCTCTTTAAACGAGCGTGCGGAAGATATTGCGCTACTGCTAAAAGAACTAACGCGTAGAGTAAATGAGCAAACGGGCAATTCGGTTAAGTTTACGGATAGAGCCGTAGACAGCTTAAAGTCGCACGCTTGGCCTGGGAATATTCGAGAGCTTGCAAACCTTGTGGAACGAATGGTGATTATGTTCCCAGACAAGGTTGTCGATGTGACGGATTTACCACAAAAGTACCGCTATATAGAAGTCGAAGCGTTTGAGCCTGAATATCCAGAAGAACTATTAGAAAAAGATGCGTTCAACGAACTATTTAGCGATGGTTTTAGTGACGACGAAGAAGACATGGTCGCGGAAGATTTTGCGCCGCAAGCACCGAATGTTGGCTTACTGCCGGACGAGGGGATAGAGTTAAAAGAATATTTAGCAGAGCTTGAAATTGATTTGATCACTCAAGCTTTAGAGCGCTACGATTATGTGGTTGCTCGAGCGGCTGAAATCTTGGGCGTTCGCCGTACAACATTAGTTGAGAAGATGAAAAAGTATAATCTCAATCGTGACTGA
- a CDS encoding flagellin N-terminal helical domain-containing protein → MKIQSQSTAFFNRTEQTANKLNQQLASGKKVNSAADDAAALQIINRLTSQQDGYSQSIRNAYDGISYSQTADSALSGVNDAVSRIRELSIQAGNGALTDSDRQALQEEVSQLQTQISETFENTTFGGAQIFDGESRSFQVGPDANTTQSLQQTDGGFASAILSVDISTQAGAQAAIDAADTVSEDLNSQRAELGAFENAVSSTIRSASNQRENIAASQSRIQDTDYAQAVSDQVANDILSQASIALRGQANQSASSVLGLL, encoded by the coding sequence ATGAAAATCCAATCACAAAGTACTGCTTTTTTTAATCGCACGGAGCAGACTGCTAATAAACTCAATCAACAACTGGCTTCTGGTAAGAAAGTTAATTCTGCTGCAGACGATGCTGCGGCTTTGCAGATCATTAATCGTTTGACGTCTCAACAGGACGGCTACAGTCAATCTATTCGTAACGCATATGATGGTATCTCGTATTCGCAAACCGCTGACTCGGCATTATCTGGTGTGAATGATGCGGTTTCCCGAATTAGAGAATTATCGATTCAAGCCGGTAATGGGGCGCTGACAGATAGTGACCGTCAAGCATTGCAAGAGGAAGTATCGCAGTTGCAAACGCAAATCAGCGAAACGTTTGAAAACACTACATTTGGTGGCGCACAAATTTTTGACGGTGAGTCTCGTAGTTTTCAGGTAGGTCCCGACGCTAATACCACTCAGTCGCTACAGCAGACTGATGGTGGTTTTGCCAGTGCAATATTGAGTGTGGACATTTCGACGCAGGCGGGCGCACAAGCAGCCATTGATGCGGCAGATACAGTCTCTGAGGATTTAAACAGCCAACGCGCGGAGCTTGGCGCATTTGAAAATGCGGTATCTAGTACAATTCGCTCTGCAAGTAACCAACGTGAGAACATTGCGGCGAGCCAAAGTCGAATTCAAGACACCGATTACGCGCAAGCGGTGAGCGATCAAGTTGCCAACGATATTTTATCGCAAGCTTCTATTGCTTTGCGTGGTCAAGCTAATCAGTCTGCATCATCGGTACTAGGTTTATTATAA
- a CDS encoding DNA-3-methyladenine glycosylase I, translating into MTIRCGWVDESKPDYVEYHDKEWGRPVLDDQSLFEFITLESAQAGLSWYTILKKREGYRKAFHDFDVHKVSQMTEQDIEQLLAFDGIIRNRAKIAATINNAKRFIEIQQEFGSFAKYQWQFVNYKPVINPMRDKHDAVATTELSDKFAKDLKKRGFKFLGSTTVYAHMQACGMVNDHADNCFCKQTIIASYQDLDFTRL; encoded by the coding sequence ATGACAATACGATGCGGCTGGGTGGACGAGAGCAAACCCGATTATGTTGAGTACCATGATAAGGAATGGGGAAGACCTGTACTGGATGACCAGAGCTTGTTTGAGTTTATCACATTGGAATCTGCGCAAGCTGGCTTAAGCTGGTATACCATTTTAAAAAAACGTGAAGGCTATAGAAAAGCATTCCACGATTTTGATGTACATAAAGTGAGCCAGATGACAGAGCAAGATATCGAGCAGCTATTAGCATTTGACGGAATTATCAGAAACCGCGCAAAAATCGCAGCAACGATAAACAACGCTAAGCGATTTATTGAAATTCAGCAAGAGTTTGGCAGCTTTGCAAAATACCAGTGGCAATTTGTTAATTACAAGCCTGTTATCAACCCCATGCGTGACAAACACGATGCCGTTGCCACCACTGAACTCAGCGACAAATTTGCCAAGGACTTAAAAAAACGTGGGTTTAAGTTTTTAGGCTCAACGACCGTGTATGCGCATATGCAAGCTTGCGGCATGGTTAACGACCATGCCGATAACTGTTTTTGCAAACAAACCATTATTGCCAGTTATCAAGACTTGGATTTTACTCGACTTTAA
- a CDS encoding class I adenylate-forming enzyme family protein, with translation MTKSIYELFEENVKQTPKKAAVVYLDQQVSYEELNRQVLKLSAHFVRSGLTPGQRVGVFAPNGIEFVVTLLAIAKLGIAAVPLPISLKGNALITALKKTPVAMVVAWPTISKILLDANLIEPSNLVTLGKAVSEELSWEAVQSCEKLDDLQHGVDLDAPFILTMTSGSTGQPKPIVLSQACKINRAMDATIQYYGLTKQDVILVATPMYHSLAQRGVLMPLMLGATTVVMPKFNLSQWLSAIEQYKVSFLFAVAAQLESLIAKGTSGADLSSLKCIVSSSAVLEDTTKKRLLGMLSCRFHECYGASEVGVVTDFAVSENPEQSGSVGKALPFVSLKITDDQGCEVAAGQVGEICCNTSTIFGGYLKMPDQTRAAFYVGDFFKTGDLGYVDEHGYLYYVGRKKEVISSGGINVFPQDIETVVKSIEGVEDCVAFGIKDALLGEIVKVVIEQNQDTDLIPVIRKACLQELTDYQQPRFIERVEALPRNQMGKVLRNDVKTQFSQ, from the coding sequence ATGACAAAGAGTATTTACGAGTTATTCGAAGAAAATGTTAAACAGACTCCCAAGAAAGCAGCGGTTGTCTATCTAGATCAGCAAGTGAGCTATGAGGAGCTGAATCGACAGGTATTAAAGTTAAGTGCACACTTTGTACGGTCGGGTCTTACCCCCGGTCAACGAGTGGGTGTATTTGCGCCTAATGGCATCGAATTTGTCGTAACACTACTCGCTATTGCTAAGCTGGGAATCGCAGCTGTACCATTACCAATTAGCCTCAAAGGTAATGCATTAATAACAGCGCTGAAGAAAACGCCGGTTGCCATGGTTGTGGCATGGCCGACGATAAGTAAAATATTACTCGATGCCAATTTGATAGAGCCTAGTAACTTGGTAACTCTTGGTAAAGCCGTGAGTGAAGAGTTAAGTTGGGAAGCGGTTCAATCTTGTGAAAAATTAGATGACTTGCAACATGGTGTTGATCTTGATGCGCCGTTTATTTTGACGATGACCTCAGGCTCCACTGGGCAGCCGAAACCAATTGTGTTAAGCCAAGCATGTAAAATAAACCGCGCTATGGATGCAACTATCCAATATTACGGTTTGACCAAACAAGATGTGATCCTAGTAGCAACGCCAATGTATCATTCTTTAGCACAAAGAGGGGTGCTAATGCCGTTAATGCTTGGCGCTACAACCGTTGTTATGCCCAAGTTTAATCTTTCACAATGGCTAAGTGCGATTGAGCAGTATAAGGTCAGTTTTTTGTTTGCCGTAGCTGCTCAACTAGAAAGTTTGATTGCAAAAGGTACATCTGGTGCAGATTTAAGTTCTTTGAAATGTATCGTTTCATCATCTGCTGTGCTTGAGGATACGACCAAAAAGCGTTTATTAGGTATGCTAAGCTGTCGCTTTCATGAGTGCTACGGCGCTTCAGAAGTGGGTGTGGTCACTGATTTTGCGGTTTCAGAAAATCCTGAGCAAAGTGGTAGTGTTGGCAAAGCACTGCCATTTGTCTCATTGAAAATTACGGATGATCAAGGGTGTGAAGTCGCAGCTGGTCAAGTAGGAGAAATATGCTGTAACACTTCTACCATTTTTGGTGGCTACCTAAAAATGCCAGATCAAACTCGGGCGGCTTTTTATGTGGGAGATTTCTTTAAAACCGGAGACTTAGGTTATGTGGATGAGCACGGATACCTCTACTACGTTGGCCGTAAAAAAGAGGTGATTTCTAGCGGTGGGATAAATGTATTCCCTCAAGATATAGAGACAGTTGTCAAATCAATAGAAGGCGTAGAAGATTGCGTTGCGTTTGGGATAAAAGACGCGCTATTGGGCGAAATTGTAAAAGTGGTCATAGAGCAAAACCAAGACACCGACTTAATTCCTGTAATTAGAAAAGCGTGCTTGCAAGAGCTAACTGACTATCAACAGCCTAGATTTATAGAAAGAGTGGAAGCTTTACCGAGAAACCAGATGGGAAAAGTGCTTCGTAACGACGTTAAGACACAATTTAGTCAATAG